The DNA segment CCTGTTCATGAAGATATCAAACAAGGAAAACCTCAACGTGACGAATGGATTGAAAAATACAAAGAAAGCATACGCAATGTAGGTAAAGTTGGTATTCCGGTATTGACATACAACTGGATGCCTGTTGTTGACTGGACACGAACCAATCTAGAAATGGAATTGGATGACGGAGCAAAAGCTCTACAATTTGACATCCATGAATATATTGCGTTTGACCTTTATATGCTTCAACGTAAAAATGCCGAAAAAGAATATACTCCGGAACAAATTGAAGCAGCTAAGAGAAAATTCGAGTCCATGGATGCAGAAAAAAGATACATCCTGGAAAAAAACATCATTGCCGGACTACCTGGTGGTCAAGAAGGTTATTCCATCGAAGAGTTTAGAGAACGTTTAGCTGAATACGATGGTATTAATTCCGATCAGTACCGTCAAAATCTAAAATACTTCTTAGAACAGATCGTTCCCGTGGCCATAGAATCGGGTGTTCGTTTGGCCATACACCCCGATGATCCACCGGTTTCTCTTTTTGGACTACCACGCGTGGTAAGCACTGAAAGCGACTTGCAATTTATCGTAAATATTATCGACAGCATTTATAATGGCTTATGTGTTTGTACAGGCTCTTTGGGTGTTCGTGCAGACAATGATCTACCTGGAATCATTACCCGCTTAGGTGATAAAATTAACTTTTTACATTTAAGAAGTACCCAACGCGATGCCGACGGAAGTTTTCATGAGGCAAGTCATCTACAAGGAAATGTGGATATGTATAACGTAATTGTAGCGGTATTAAAGGAACAGAAGAAACGAACAGCAGCCAATAGGCGCGATGATCAAATTCCTATGCGCGCCGATCATGGACATACCATTCTGGATGATCTTAGAAAGAAAACCAACCCAGGATATTCTGCCCTTGGCTTATTAAGAGGACAGGCCGAATTACGGGGATTGGAAATGGGGATTGAAAAGAGTGGTGTAATTTACAAGTAGGTAGTGGCTGCAAGAAAACTACTGTTTTTTTTGTCTTTGATAAGAAAGCTTCAAAGACAAGGCTTTCGATATTTTTGAAACCAAGGAGTTTACTGATTGTAAATGACTGTTTCAAAAATGAGAATAACGCAGTATTTGGAGTTTTCTTGCAAAGACTAGATAAAACTCATTTATCCTGCATAAGCATATTGGCTCCTACGCTATTATATTGATTAAGACTTCCCTTTAACCTCAGGTTAGAGGGAAGTAATAAAGCTAGTACGTAGAAAAAGGTTCTCAAATTGCTTTCTTAGTATTTCACCATGCTATTTCATGAAAAATACGTTTGATAAAAGCAATCTCCTGGGTTATCAGAAACAGACCCCAAAGCTCTAAAAAACTTTCATACATAACAAAGTCGCTCTTAACAATAAAAATCTACACATGTCAATCCAACTAAAAAAAAATTGCAAATATGCGCTTCTTGTTCCCACTAGCATGGGCATCCGTATTACACCAGCAAACGGTCAACCAGTACACGCCAGCGACACTTTTAAAATGCAGGCCACCAGTGCCGAAACAAACGTTGCCAGCATCTCATCTTATTTAGGATTACCGGTGAAAGTACTCACCTCCTTTGTCAAAGGAAGCCCCATCGCACAATTCATCAAAAGTAATCTAAAAGCACGTCATATGGATTACGAAGGACCCGAAGTTGAACAAGGTGATCCTTGGGGATATCGTCACCAGATCAATATGGCAGATAGTGGTTATGGTTCGAGAGGACCTCGTGTATGGAACGATAGGGCTGGTGAAGTGGGACGTACATTAAACGTCAAAGATTTTGACCTGCAACGCATA comes from the Saccharicrinis fermentans DSM 9555 = JCM 21142 genome and includes:
- the uxuA gene encoding mannonate dehydratase codes for the protein MEQTWRWYGPTDPVTLADIRQAGATGIVTALHEVPIGEVWTEEAIAARKRHIEFDDTVTPPKPRGLNWSVIESIPVHEDIKQGKPQRDEWIEKYKESIRNVGKVGIPVLTYNWMPVVDWTRTNLEMELDDGAKALQFDIHEYIAFDLYMLQRKNAEKEYTPEQIEAAKRKFESMDAEKRYILEKNIIAGLPGGQEGYSIEEFRERLAEYDGINSDQYRQNLKYFLEQIVPVAIESGVRLAIHPDDPPVSLFGLPRVVSTESDLQFIVNIIDSIYNGLCVCTGSLGVRADNDLPGIITRLGDKINFLHLRSTQRDADGSFHEASHLQGNVDMYNVIVAVLKEQKKRTAANRRDDQIPMRADHGHTILDDLRKKTNPGYSALGLLRGQAELRGLEMGIEKSGVIYK